In Astatotilapia calliptera chromosome 16, fAstCal1.2, whole genome shotgun sequence, one genomic interval encodes:
- the LOC113007580 gene encoding BRCA1-associated RING domain protein 1-like: MKEPVCLGLCEHMLCRSCAGPRAGDGCVVCHSPAWVKDIQINRQLSSIIELFCGLESLLTPIKNPDSSVAEIQPDGPVPKNNKKNFKIWFSPRSRKVCCTVEKAAEITVPDNRSPGETSAAQQDTLTAQCQDLSVFNFTSSSQDSGSSSSQSCNGETKNDRKKRSTKKNATSRNVPVQGATRTTRKQTKQNLKKKRLEAINQQWGISEEAHLSENEQVCADGARRSSKRVSFLSPVVTSDGPQPEMAQRSTDKLSPAGSSVRESLSQGSETVLNCQTELVQPLPESAFQHDQLSADVPKPNDNPKNHKNVSPSEHSSKRSRTEDRNSTLDNTPKRPRPSPGRRGRKSLSPISPVVLNPPSLTTPKSTKKSRKEGRDSPSVQASPSTESYRRSSCFNGASVGRSSPGSPAVMKRNHKGETLLHLAAIKGDVEAVKDLLDQGADPNLKDNAGWTPLG, from the exons ATGAAGGAACCTGTTTGCTTAGGTTTATGTGAGCATATGCTGTGCAG GTCCTGTGCTGGGCCACGTGCAGGAGATGGCTGTGTGGTATGTCACAGCCCTGCCTGGGTGAAGGACATCCAAATCAACAGGCAGCTCAGCAGCATCATAGAACTCTTCTGTGGCTTAGAGTCCCTGCTCACTCCTATTAAAAATCCAG ACTCATCTGTGGCTGAGATTCAGCCTGATGGCCCTGTAcctaaaaacaacaagaagaattttaaaatctggtTCAGTCCCCGCAGCCGCAAGGTATGCTGCACAGTCGAAAAGGCTGCAGAGATCACCGTACCGGACAACAGGTCTCCTGGAGAAACATCTGCAGCACAGCAAGACACCCTCACTGCTCAATGCCAGGACCTGTCAGTTTTCAATTTCACCTCGTCCTCCCAAGACTCCGGCTCCTCTTCTTCTCAAAGCTGCAACGGTGAAACAAAAAACGACAGGAAGAAGAGGTCAACTAAGAAAAATGCTACCAGCAGGAATGTGCCGGTGCAAGGAGCCACCAGAACCACACGAAAACAGACGAAGCAAAATCTGAAGAAGAAAAGGTTGGAAGCCATAAACCAGCAATGGGGCATCTCAGAAGAGGCTCATCTCTCTGAAAATGAGCAGGTGTGTGCTGATGGAGCAAGAAGGTCCAGTAAAAGGGTTTCATTCCTAAGCCCTGTTGTCACTTCTGATGGGCCTCAGCCTGAGATGGCACAGCGGAGCACTGATAAACTCAGTCCTGCAGGGAGCTCAGTGAGAGAGAGTCTCTCACAAGGCAGCGAGACTGTACTGAATTGCCAAACTGAACTTGTTCAACCCTTGCCGGAAAGTGCCTTTCAGCATGACCAGCTGTCTGCAGATGTACCCAAACCAAATGATAACCCCAAAAATCACAAGAACGTGTCTCCTTCCGAGCATTCCTCAAAAAGATCTAGGACCGAAGACAGAAACAGCACTTTGGACAACACTCCAAAAAGACCAAGACCTTCTCCAGGCAGAAGGGGGAGAAAATCATTGAGTCCGATCTCTCCAGTTGTGCTAAATCCTCCATCTCTGACTACCCCTAAGAGCACCAAAAAGTCCAGAAAAGAGGGCAGAGACAGCCCCTCTGTTCAAGCCAGCCCCTCCACAGAAAGTTACAGGAGATCTTCCTGTTTTAATGGTGCATCTGTTGGACGGTCCAGTCCAGGAAGCCCTGCAGTTATGAAGAGGAACCACAAGGGAGAGACCCTGCTTCATCTAGCTGCAATCAAG GGAGATGTAGAGGCTGTCAAGGATCTTCTGGATCAGGGGGCTGACCCCAATCTAAAAGATAATGCGGGGTGGACACCTCTG GGTTAG